Proteins encoded within one genomic window of Gammaproteobacteria bacterium:
- the folP gene encoding dihydropteroate synthase, which produces MGILNVTPDSFSDAGRFSRLDAALAHAEAMAAAGAAIIDIGGESTRPGAPPVTEVEEMRRVVPVIEALARRIPCLLSVDTSKPNVMRAAVDAGAGMINDVHALRRPDALATAAGLGVPVCLMHMQGEPASMQVAPAYLDVVAEVRGFLATRIAACEAAGMPRASLLIDPGFGFGKDLSHNLQLLRSLREFTGLGLPVLVGLSRKALIGALTGKPVGDRLHGSVALAAYAALQGVSVIRVHDVGPTVDALRVIGAVIGATVDG; this is translated from the coding sequence ATGGGCATCCTGAATGTCACGCCGGATTCATTCTCGGATGCCGGCCGCTTTTCACGTCTGGACGCCGCTCTGGCCCATGCCGAGGCAATGGCGGCAGCCGGAGCCGCCATCATCGACATTGGGGGAGAGTCCACGCGACCCGGTGCACCACCGGTGACCGAGGTGGAGGAGATGCGCAGGGTGGTGCCGGTGATCGAGGCGCTGGCCAGGCGGATTCCCTGTCTGTTGTCGGTCGATACCAGCAAGCCGAACGTCATGCGGGCGGCCGTGGACGCCGGAGCCGGCATGATCAACGATGTCCATGCCTTGCGGCGGCCGGACGCCCTGGCGACGGCAGCAGGCCTTGGGGTGCCCGTGTGCCTGATGCACATGCAGGGCGAGCCGGCTTCCATGCAGGTGGCACCCGCATACCTGGACGTAGTAGCCGAGGTGAGGGGTTTCCTCGCCACCCGGATTGCTGCATGCGAAGCTGCCGGCATGCCACGTGCCTCCCTGCTGATTGATCCGGGGTTCGGCTTCGGCAAGGACCTGTCGCATAATCTGCAGCTGCTGCGTTCCTTGCGGGAATTCACCGGCTTGGGGCTGCCGGTGCTGGTCGGGCTGTCACGCAAGGCCTTGATCGGGGCCCTCACCGGGAAGCCGGTTGGCGACCGCCTGCACGGCAGCGTGGCGTTGGCGGCTTATGCTGCCCTTCAGGGGGTATCCGTTATCCGGGTTCATGATGTCGGGCCAACCGTGGATGCTTTGCGTGTCATTGGGGCCGTGATCGGAGCGACAGTAGATGGGTAG
- the ftsH gene encoding ATP-dependent zinc metalloprotease FtsH, translated as MNDLAKNIILWIVIAIVLLTVFQSFGTGGRQPAAVDYSTFLDWVHASQVERVVFEGDTIRGERVTGEGFVTYSPETDNTALIGELKKSHVQISATAPKGQNILVSLFINSFPVLLLIGVWVYFMRQMQGGGGGRGAMSFGKSRARLLGEDQVNVTFNDVAGVEEAKEEVGEIVDFLRDPAKFQRLGGKIPRGVLMVGSPGTGKTLLAKAIAGEAKVPFFTISGSDFVEMFVGVGASRVRDMFEQAKKHAPCIIFIDEIDAVGRHRGAGLGGGHDEREQTLNQLLVEMDGFEGNEGVIVIAATNRPDVLDPALLRPGRFDRQVVVPLPDVRGREQILRVHMRKVPLADDVRPSVIARGTPGFSGADLANLVNEAALFAARSNRRTVTMDEFEKAKDKIMMGAERRSMVMSEEEKKLTAYHEAGHAIVGLSVPDHDPVYKVSIIPRGRALGVTMFLPEEDRYSLSKRRLNSQISSLFGGRIAEEIVFGREAVTTGAANDIERATDIARNMVTKWGLSERLGPLTYTEEDGEVFLGRSFTQHKQVSDVTIHAIDEEVRKIIDDNYRRAESILRENMDKLHSMAGALIKFETIDEQQLKDIMAGREPRPPDGWDSTGPVPPSPAPTTGAAKGEPGIGEPAKQH; from the coding sequence GTGAACGACCTGGCCAAAAACATCATTCTCTGGATCGTCATTGCCATCGTGCTGCTGACGGTGTTCCAGAGCTTCGGTACCGGCGGGCGCCAGCCTGCGGCGGTCGATTACTCGACCTTCCTGGACTGGGTCCATGCCAGCCAGGTCGAGCGGGTGGTCTTTGAAGGTGACACCATCCGCGGAGAGCGCGTCACCGGCGAAGGTTTCGTCACCTACAGCCCGGAAACCGACAATACGGCACTGATCGGCGAATTGAAAAAGAGCCACGTGCAGATCAGCGCCACGGCCCCGAAGGGGCAGAACATCCTGGTCAGCCTGTTCATCAATTCCTTTCCGGTGCTGCTGCTGATTGGCGTCTGGGTCTATTTCATGCGGCAGATGCAGGGAGGTGGCGGTGGCCGTGGGGCCATGTCCTTCGGCAAGAGCCGTGCCCGGTTGCTTGGCGAGGACCAGGTCAACGTGACCTTCAATGACGTGGCGGGCGTCGAGGAAGCGAAGGAAGAAGTTGGCGAAATCGTCGATTTCCTGCGGGATCCGGCCAAGTTCCAGCGCCTGGGCGGCAAGATTCCCCGTGGCGTCCTCATGGTCGGCTCCCCCGGTACCGGCAAGACCCTGCTCGCCAAGGCGATCGCCGGGGAAGCGAAGGTGCCATTTTTCACCATTTCCGGCTCGGATTTCGTCGAAATGTTCGTCGGTGTCGGTGCGTCCCGGGTGCGCGACATGTTCGAACAGGCGAAGAAGCACGCCCCCTGCATCATTTTCATCGACGAGATCGACGCCGTCGGGCGCCATCGCGGCGCCGGCCTCGGTGGTGGCCACGACGAGCGCGAGCAGACGCTGAACCAGCTGCTGGTGGAAATGGACGGCTTCGAGGGCAATGAGGGCGTCATCGTCATTGCCGCGACCAACCGGCCTGACGTGCTGGACCCGGCTTTGCTGCGCCCGGGACGGTTCGATCGCCAGGTCGTCGTGCCGCTGCCGGACGTGCGTGGCCGCGAGCAGATCCTCCGGGTGCATATGCGCAAGGTGCCGCTTGCCGATGATGTACGGCCCTCCGTCATTGCGCGGGGCACGCCGGGCTTCTCCGGGGCAGATCTCGCCAACCTGGTGAACGAGGCGGCGCTATTCGCTGCCCGCTCGAACCGCCGAACGGTCACGATGGATGAGTTCGAAAAGGCGAAGGACAAGATCATGATGGGCGCCGAGCGGCGCTCCATGGTCATGAGTGAAGAAGAGAAGAAACTGACGGCCTATCACGAGGCAGGCCACGCCATAGTCGGCCTGTCCGTGCCGGACCATGACCCTGTCTACAAGGTATCGATCATCCCGCGTGGTCGTGCCCTGGGTGTCACCATGTTCCTGCCGGAGGAGGACCGCTACAGCCTGAGCAAGCGCCGGCTGAACAGCCAGATCTCCAGCTTGTTTGGCGGCCGGATTGCCGAGGAGATCGTCTTCGGTCGCGAAGCGGTGACGACTGGTGCCGCGAATGACATCGAGCGCGCAACCGACATCGCCCGCAACATGGTCACGAAGTGGGGGCTGTCCGAGCGGCTGGGGCCGCTGACCTACACCGAAGAGGACGGAGAAGTGTTCCTCGGCCGGTCGTTCACCCAGCACAAGCAGGTGTCCGACGTGACCATCCACGCCATCGACGAAGAGGTCCGGAAGATCATCGATGACAATTACCGGCGTGCAGAGTCAATCCTGCGCGAGAACATGGACAAGCTGCACAGCATGGCAGGTGCGCTGATCAAGTTCGAGACCATCGATGAGCAACAGCTGAAGGACATCATGGCGGGCCGCGAACCGCGGCCCCCGGATGGCTGGGACAGCACCGGTCCTGTGCCGCCTTCTCCAGCACCCACGACGGGTGCGGCCAAGGGTGAGCCGGGGATTGGGGAGCCTGCCAAGCAGCACTGA
- a CDS encoding RlmE family RNA methyltransferase: MARKSSSGRWKQRQASDPYVRRARTEGWRSRAAFKLMEIDDRERLLRRGKRVLDLGAAPGGWSQVAAGRVGLSGRVIAVDLLPMEPLEGVVVIQGDFVEPGTQEQVLTALGGLRADLVISDMAPNITGNRSVDQPRALALVEAVFESADHFLEPGGAVLAKVFQGEGFEALVAAARRDFGSVRIRKPASSRAESREMYLVAGNYRL; this comes from the coding sequence ATGGCCAGGAAGTCATCCAGCGGCAGGTGGAAGCAGCGGCAGGCGAGCGATCCGTATGTCAGGCGTGCCCGGACCGAGGGCTGGCGATCGCGGGCCGCATTCAAGCTGATGGAAATCGATGACCGCGAGCGGCTGCTGCGTCGTGGCAAGCGGGTCCTGGACCTGGGAGCGGCACCTGGAGGATGGTCGCAGGTGGCCGCCGGGCGAGTGGGCCTCTCCGGCCGGGTCATAGCCGTCGACCTGCTGCCTATGGAGCCGCTGGAAGGCGTCGTGGTGATCCAGGGGGACTTCGTCGAGCCGGGCACACAGGAGCAGGTGCTGACCGCCCTGGGTGGCCTCAGGGCGGACCTGGTGATTTCCGACATGGCCCCCAATATCACTGGAAACAGGAGTGTGGACCAGCCCAGGGCGTTGGCTTTGGTGGAGGCGGTCTTCGAGAGTGCCGACCATTTCCTCGAACCGGGCGGAGCGGTGCTGGCCAAGGTATTCCAGGGTGAGGGATTCGAGGCCCTGGTGGCGGCTGCCAGGCGGGATTTTGGCTCGGTCCGCATCCGCAAGCCGGCATCGTCCAGGGCGGAAAGCCGTGAGATGTACTTGGTGGCGGGAAACTATCGTTTATAG
- the yhbY gene encoding ribosome assembly RNA-binding protein YhbY, translating to MTLTETEKRRLRGLAHHLSPYVHVGNAGITPGVLAELDGALAHHELLKIKVRADDRAQRNAVIAELALRCDAAVVTRIGNVAVLYRPATDAPGRVMPGTSAA from the coding sequence ATGACACTCACCGAAACCGAAAAGCGACGCCTGCGAGGCCTCGCACACCACCTGAGTCCATATGTCCACGTGGGCAACGCCGGCATCACGCCAGGCGTGCTGGCGGAACTCGACGGCGCGCTTGCGCACCATGAGCTCCTCAAGATCAAGGTTCGGGCTGATGACCGGGCGCAACGCAACGCAGTGATTGCCGAGCTGGCCTTGCGGTGCGATGCCGCCGTCGTTACCCGCATCGGCAACGTTGCGGTACTCTACCGTCCCGCCACCGACGCGCCCGGGCGGGTGATGCCGGGGACATCTGCGGCCTAG
- the glmM gene encoding phosphoglucosamine mutase has protein sequence MGRQFFGTDGIRGQVGQHPMTAEFALRLASAAARVLAPGGGRVMIGKDTRVSGYMFESALEAGFVAAGMDVILLGPLPTPGIAYMTQSSEADLGVVISASHNPYSDNGIKFFDRHGGKLSDSIEEAIEAHLVEPAITRDSGALGRAKRLETAIEQYQRFCVGTVPGPLRLDGLKVVVDCAHGAGYKVAPRALTELGADIVPIGCSPNGRNINEGCGSTQPGLLTLMVKGVGADIGIAFDGDGDRVVMVDHLGNLVDGDQILYVLAADRRRRGLLEGPVVGTLMSNLGLELALGEIGAGFRRARVGDRYVLELLRETGGKLGGETSGHILCLDKTTTGDGLVTALQVLAIMRESGCSLAELAGGMRRFPQVLINVRTARRLDLGSSAPVRSAVDQVKYHLGQRGRVVLRPSGTEPVVRVMVEGEDEGEIRQLAEQIARVVASEAA, from the coding sequence ATGGGTAGGCAATTCTTCGGGACAGATGGCATTCGCGGGCAGGTCGGGCAACACCCGATGACGGCTGAATTTGCGCTCCGGCTCGCCAGTGCCGCAGCACGCGTGCTGGCACCGGGCGGTGGGCGCGTGATGATCGGCAAGGATACGCGCGTCTCCGGATACATGTTCGAATCTGCGCTGGAAGCCGGATTTGTCGCCGCTGGCATGGATGTGATCCTGCTCGGTCCGCTGCCGACGCCGGGTATCGCATACATGACCCAGTCGAGCGAAGCCGATCTGGGGGTGGTCATCAGCGCCTCCCACAATCCCTATTCCGACAACGGCATCAAGTTCTTCGACCGCCATGGAGGCAAGCTGTCCGACAGCATCGAGGAGGCCATCGAGGCGCACCTGGTGGAGCCAGCCATCACCCGGGATTCGGGTGCGCTCGGTCGTGCAAAGCGGCTGGAAACCGCCATCGAGCAGTACCAGAGGTTCTGTGTCGGCACCGTGCCGGGTCCATTGCGGCTCGACGGCCTGAAGGTCGTGGTGGATTGCGCCCATGGGGCCGGATACAAGGTTGCACCGCGCGCGCTTACGGAGCTGGGTGCCGATATCGTGCCAATCGGCTGCTCGCCCAACGGCCGTAACATCAATGAAGGCTGTGGATCCACGCAGCCTGGGCTGCTTACCCTGATGGTCAAGGGTGTCGGGGCCGACATCGGCATCGCCTTCGACGGGGATGGGGACCGCGTGGTCATGGTCGATCACCTCGGCAATCTTGTCGATGGCGACCAGATCCTGTATGTCCTTGCGGCGGATCGGCGCCGACGCGGGTTGCTGGAAGGGCCGGTGGTCGGCACGTTGATGAGCAACCTCGGCCTGGAGCTCGCCCTGGGCGAGATCGGGGCGGGATTCCGGCGGGCCAGGGTGGGCGACAGATACGTCCTCGAGCTGCTCCGTGAAACGGGTGGCAAGCTGGGTGGCGAAACATCCGGGCACATCCTGTGCCTGGACAAGACGACGACCGGCGACGGCCTGGTTACCGCGCTGCAGGTACTTGCGATCATGAGGGAATCGGGGTGCAGCCTGGCGGAGCTGGCGGGTGGCATGCGCAGGTTTCCCCAGGTTCTCATCAATGTCCGGACGGCGCGGCGGCTCGACCTGGGCAGCAGCGCACCGGTGCGCTCGGCCGTCGATCAGGTGAAGTATCACCTGGGGCAACGTGGCCGGGTAGTACTGCGACCGTCCGGGACCGAGCCGGTGGTGCGCGTCATGGTGGAAGGCGAGGACGAAGGGGAGATTCGTCAGCTGGCGGAGCAGATCGCCAGAGTCGTGGCGAGTGAAGCCGCCTGA
- the carB gene encoding carbamoyl-phosphate synthase large subunit, whose translation MPKRSDIQSVLIIGAGPIVIGQACEFDYSGTQACQALKEEGYRVILVNSNPATIMTDPDFADAVYIEPVTWKTVARIIEREKPDALLPTMGGQTALNCALDLVREGVLAKFDVELIGASRQAIDTAEDRELFRDAMQEIGLEVPRATVAHTLEDALRIQPDIGFPIVIRPSFTLGGSGGGIAYNRDEFEEIVSRGLEASPTSEVLLEESVLGWKEFEMEVVRDRSDNCIIICSIENLDPMGVHTGDSITVAPAQTLTDKEYQRLRDASIAVLRRIGVDTGGSNVQFAVNPVDGRVLVIEMNPRVSRSSALASKATGFPIARVAAKLAIGYTLDELRNEITGGATPASFEPTIDYVVTKIPRFTFEKFPGADIRLTTQMKSVGEVMAMGRTFQESLQKALRGMETGIDGLVERLPQEPSAEDMDHLRHELRMPGPDRLLYVADAFRHGLSLAEVGELSRIDPWFLAQIEDLVSCEAAVRGDGLSVLKADRLRMLKRKGFSDSRLARLLGTKESAVRQNRHKAGVRPVYKRVDTCAAEFATSTAYLYSTYEEECEAEPSDRRKIMILGGGPNRIGQGIEFDYCCVHAALALKESGFETIMVNCNPETVSTDFDISDRLYFESLTFEDVMEIVDLEKPAGVIVQYGGQTPLKLAKSLEAAGASIIGTSPDSIDVAEDRQRFQQLLKRLNLKQPPNCTAGNEDDAVQLAQEVGFPLVVRPSYVLGGRAMEIVHGEDDLRAYMRKAVAVSHDSPVLLDRFLDLAVEVDVDCICDGNDVFIGGIMEHIEQAGIHSGDSGCSLPPATLSREVQEELSRQVAAMAQSLGVIGLMNTQFAIQNGIIYVLEVNPRASRTVPFVSKAIGLPLAKIAARVMVGQSLVEQGITTARVPPYFAVKESVFPFNKFPDADPILGPEMKSTGEVMGTGRSFAEAYAKAQLASGVLLPRRGVALLSVRDRDKTGVVKLGRILLERGFDIVATNGTAVALAEGGVACRRVNKVREGRPHVVDMIKNDELSLIVNTTEGKQAIRESHPIRSAAVRHRVTYYTTLAAAVATTMALDHLDNGDVNRLQDLHKELLQ comes from the coding sequence ATGCCGAAGCGCAGCGACATCCAGAGCGTATTGATCATCGGTGCCGGGCCCATCGTCATTGGCCAGGCCTGCGAGTTCGACTATTCCGGAACACAGGCCTGCCAGGCGCTCAAGGAAGAGGGTTACCGGGTCATCCTCGTGAATTCCAATCCGGCCACGATCATGACGGATCCGGATTTCGCCGATGCCGTGTACATCGAGCCGGTCACCTGGAAGACCGTGGCGCGCATCATCGAGCGCGAGAAGCCCGATGCCCTGCTGCCGACCATGGGTGGGCAGACCGCGCTCAATTGCGCGCTGGACCTGGTTCGCGAAGGGGTGCTGGCGAAGTTCGATGTCGAGTTGATCGGTGCATCGCGCCAGGCGATCGATACGGCCGAGGACCGCGAGCTGTTCCGTGACGCCATGCAGGAGATTGGGCTGGAAGTGCCGCGTGCGACGGTAGCGCATACCCTGGAAGATGCGCTGCGGATCCAGCCGGACATCGGCTTCCCCATCGTCATCCGTCCGTCGTTCACGCTGGGCGGCAGCGGCGGCGGCATTGCCTACAACCGCGACGAATTCGAGGAGATCGTCAGCCGCGGGCTCGAGGCATCGCCAACCAGCGAGGTACTGCTGGAGGAATCGGTGCTGGGGTGGAAAGAGTTCGAGATGGAGGTGGTGAGGGACCGCAGCGACAACTGCATCATCATCTGCTCCATCGAGAATCTCGATCCGATGGGGGTACATACCGGCGATTCCATCACGGTGGCACCTGCGCAGACCCTGACCGACAAGGAGTACCAGCGCCTGCGTGACGCATCGATTGCGGTCCTGCGCCGCATCGGCGTGGATACCGGCGGCTCCAACGTCCAGTTCGCCGTCAATCCCGTGGATGGCCGCGTGCTGGTCATCGAGATGAATCCGCGCGTTTCACGCTCCTCTGCGCTGGCCTCGAAGGCCACCGGTTTTCCGATCGCCCGCGTCGCCGCGAAGCTCGCCATCGGCTATACGCTCGACGAGCTGCGGAACGAGATCACCGGCGGAGCCACCCCGGCATCCTTTGAACCGACCATCGACTATGTCGTCACGAAGATCCCGCGGTTCACCTTCGAGAAATTTCCCGGGGCCGATATCCGCCTCACAACGCAGATGAAGTCCGTGGGCGAGGTGATGGCCATGGGCCGCACCTTCCAGGAGTCGCTGCAGAAGGCCCTGCGTGGCATGGAAACCGGGATCGATGGACTGGTCGAGCGGCTGCCGCAGGAACCCTCCGCCGAGGACATGGACCACCTGCGCCATGAACTGCGCATGCCGGGGCCAGACCGGCTGCTCTACGTGGCCGATGCCTTTCGCCATGGCCTGTCACTGGCGGAGGTTGGCGAACTGAGCCGCATCGACCCCTGGTTCCTGGCGCAGATCGAGGATCTGGTGAGCTGCGAGGCTGCCGTGCGTGGTGATGGCCTGAGCGTGCTCAAGGCTGATCGCCTGCGGATGCTCAAGCGCAAGGGCTTCTCCGACAGCAGGCTGGCGCGACTCCTCGGGACCAAAGAGAGTGCGGTCCGGCAGAACCGGCACAAGGCTGGTGTCCGGCCGGTGTACAAGCGCGTCGATACCTGTGCCGCCGAGTTCGCCACTTCGACGGCCTATCTGTACTCGACATACGAGGAGGAGTGCGAGGCAGAACCGAGCGACCGGCGCAAGATCATGATTCTGGGCGGTGGTCCCAACCGCATCGGACAGGGGATCGAATTCGATTACTGCTGCGTCCACGCGGCCCTGGCGCTCAAGGAGTCGGGGTTCGAGACCATCATGGTCAACTGCAATCCGGAGACGGTTTCCACCGATTTCGATATCTCGGACCGTCTGTACTTCGAGTCCCTGACGTTCGAGGACGTCATGGAAATCGTGGATCTTGAGAAGCCTGCTGGTGTCATCGTCCAGTATGGCGGGCAGACTCCGCTGAAACTGGCAAAGAGCCTGGAAGCTGCCGGGGCGTCAATCATCGGCACCTCGCCGGATTCCATCGACGTGGCCGAGGATCGGCAACGGTTCCAGCAGTTGCTCAAGCGGCTCAACCTGAAGCAGCCGCCCAACTGCACCGCGGGCAACGAGGATGATGCCGTCCAGCTTGCCCAGGAGGTGGGCTTCCCGCTGGTGGTTCGCCCCTCGTACGTGCTCGGAGGGCGTGCCATGGAGATTGTCCATGGCGAAGACGATCTGCGCGCCTACATGCGCAAGGCAGTGGCCGTGTCCCATGACAGCCCGGTGCTGCTCGACCGGTTCCTCGACCTGGCGGTAGAGGTGGATGTCGACTGCATCTGTGACGGAAATGACGTCTTCATCGGCGGCATCATGGAGCACATAGAGCAGGCAGGGATCCACTCCGGCGATTCAGGCTGCTCCCTGCCGCCGGCCACGCTGTCCCGCGAAGTACAGGAAGAGTTGTCACGTCAGGTGGCTGCGATGGCCCAGTCGCTGGGCGTCATAGGCCTGATGAATACGCAGTTTGCCATCCAGAACGGCATCATCTACGTCCTGGAAGTCAACCCGCGCGCATCACGCACGGTACCTTTTGTCTCGAAGGCAATCGGACTCCCGCTTGCCAAGATTGCTGCTCGCGTCATGGTGGGGCAGAGCCTGGTGGAGCAGGGCATCACCACCGCCCGCGTGCCGCCATACTTCGCGGTGAAGGAGTCGGTCTTCCCGTTCAACAAGTTCCCGGATGCGGACCCCATCCTCGGACCGGAGATGAAATCGACCGGTGAAGTCATGGGAACCGGCCGCTCGTTCGCCGAGGCCTACGCCAAGGCCCAGCTGGCTTCGGGGGTGTTGTTGCCGCGGCGTGGTGTCGCGCTGTTGTCGGTGCGCGATCGGGACAAGACGGGCGTGGTCAAGCTTGGCCGCATCCTGCTGGAGCGTGGCTTTGACATCGTCGCCACCAACGGTACCGCGGTGGCGCTTGCCGAGGGTGGGGTGGCTTGCCGTCGCGTGAACAAGGTGCGGGAAGGTAGGCCCCACGTGGTGGACATGATCAAGAACGACGAGCTGTCACTCATCGTGAACACCACGGAAGGCAAGCAGGCGATCCGTGAATCCCATCCGATCCGTTCCGCGGCGGTTCGTCATCGCGTGACCTACTACACCACGCTTGCCGCGGCGGTGGCCACCACCATGGCGCTGGACCACCTGGACAATGGCGACGTCAATCGCCTGCAGGATCTGCACAAGGAGTTGTTGCAGTGA
- the greA gene encoding transcription elongation factor GreA — MRKMPITARGAELLREELRRLKTVERPRVIQAIAEARGHGDLKENAEYQAAKEQQGFIEGRIQEIESRLANCEIIEVSRLTNTGRVVFGATVRLVDESDGREVSYRIVGEDEADIAAGSISITSPIARALIGHNEGDVAVVAAPGGERSYEILKVEYI; from the coding sequence GTGAGGAAGATGCCCATCACCGCCCGGGGTGCCGAGCTGCTGCGCGAGGAGTTGCGGCGTCTGAAGACTGTCGAGCGACCCCGCGTCATCCAGGCCATTGCCGAAGCCCGCGGTCACGGTGATCTCAAGGAGAATGCCGAGTATCAGGCGGCCAAGGAGCAGCAGGGCTTCATCGAAGGGCGGATCCAGGAAATCGAGTCGCGCCTCGCCAACTGCGAGATCATCGAGGTTTCGAGGTTGACGAACACGGGTCGAGTGGTATTCGGTGCCACCGTCAGGCTGGTCGATGAATCGGACGGTCGGGAGGTTTCTTACCGAATCGTCGGTGAGGACGAAGCTGACATCGCCGCGGGGTCCATTTCCATTACCTCGCCCATCGCCAGGGCGCTGATTGGCCACAATGAGGGTGATGTGGCCGTGGTTGCCGCCCCGGGCGGGGAGCGCAGCTACGAGATACTCAAGGTCGAGTATATCTAG
- a CDS encoding 4-hydroxy-tetrahydrodipicolinate reductase — MAVLGATGRMGAAVIRLIAGSGDLALSGAAAEAGHPGLGQDAGAAAGVGVLGVHVTASVTAAVAGAEVAIDFSNAAAVGSNLDACLAERCALVMGTTGLSPLHLGLIEQASRRIPIVYGRNMSVGVAVLTELARMATQLLGSEADIEIVEAHHRNKVDAPSGTALQLGEAVAGVLGRRIEDVTARDRFVQRAPRSPGSIGFSSVRAGQIVGDHEVLFALEEETLRLEHRALDRSTFARGALRAARWVAGRTPGLYGMTDVLGLARPQA; from the coding sequence ATTGCGGTACTTGGGGCCACCGGGCGCATGGGGGCGGCGGTCATCCGCCTGATCGCAGGCAGTGGCGATCTTGCGCTGAGTGGTGCCGCCGCCGAGGCGGGGCATCCCGGGCTTGGCCAGGATGCGGGTGCCGCTGCGGGTGTCGGCGTACTGGGTGTGCACGTGACGGCATCGGTGACTGCGGCGGTGGCCGGGGCGGAGGTCGCCATCGATTTCAGCAATGCGGCCGCGGTGGGTAGCAACCTTGATGCCTGCCTGGCCGAGCGTTGCGCCCTGGTAATGGGAACCACCGGGCTTTCGCCGCTGCATCTCGGGCTGATCGAGCAGGCCAGCCGGCGCATTCCCATCGTCTATGGGCGCAACATGAGCGTGGGCGTGGCGGTGCTGACCGAACTCGCGCGCATGGCCACGCAGCTGCTGGGATCCGAGGCGGACATCGAGATCGTCGAGGCACATCACCGCAACAAGGTCGACGCGCCGTCCGGTACGGCGCTGCAACTCGGGGAAGCAGTGGCCGGGGTACTCGGGCGGCGCATCGAGGACGTTACCGCGCGGGACCGTTTCGTGCAGCGCGCGCCTCGCAGCCCCGGCAGCATCGGCTTCTCATCCGTCCGTGCGGGCCAGATCGTCGGCGATCACGAGGTGCTGTTCGCCCTCGAAGAAGAAACCCTCCGGTTGGAGCACCGCGCCCTGGACCGGTCCACGTTTGCGCGAGGTGCCTTGCGCGCCGCTCGCTGGGTCGCCGGGCGGACGCCCGGGCTGTATGGCATGACGGACGTGCTCGGTCTGGCGCGGCCCCAAGCCTGA
- the carA gene encoding glutamine-hydrolyzing carbamoyl-phosphate synthase small subunit has translation MNEPAVLALEDGSLFRGISVGASGRTIGEVVFNTAMTGYQEILTDPSYCRQIVTLTYPHIGNTGTNTDDLESDRVFAAGLVIRDLPALASNYRSELPLGDMLRRGNVVAIAEIDTRRLTRRLRDKGAMSGCIMTGEVDPKVAVDHARRFPGLAGMDLARVVTTRESYQWNLGRNWPASSGVVPGKRATPFLVVAYDFGMKRNILRLLVDQGCRVTVVPAQTTAEDVLAMEPDGVFLSNGPGDPEPCSYAIEAVRKLLASGIPVFGICLGHQFLALASGAKTMKMKFGHRGANHPVLDIATARVMITSQNHGFAVDEASLPANLRATHRSLFDNSLQGIERTDCPAFGFQGHPEASPGPHDMEPLFARFAEAMRRGVQAAAGTSGRPAVSRN, from the coding sequence GTGAATGAGCCCGCCGTACTGGCGCTGGAAGACGGCAGCCTCTTCAGGGGCATTTCCGTCGGTGCTTCGGGACGCACCATAGGCGAAGTCGTTTTCAACACCGCGATGACGGGGTACCAGGAAATCCTGACCGACCCGTCCTACTGCCGGCAGATTGTCACCCTGACTTACCCGCATATCGGCAACACAGGCACCAACACCGACGACCTCGAAAGCGACCGGGTCTTTGCGGCGGGCCTGGTCATCCGGGACCTGCCGGCGCTGGCCAGCAATTACCGCTCCGAACTGCCTCTCGGGGACATGTTGCGACGTGGCAACGTAGTGGCCATTGCCGAAATCGATACGCGTCGCCTGACACGCCGGCTGCGGGACAAGGGGGCGATGTCCGGCTGCATCATGACCGGGGAGGTCGATCCAAAGGTCGCGGTGGATCATGCGCGGCGCTTCCCGGGACTCGCGGGCATGGATCTCGCGCGTGTCGTCACCACCAGGGAGAGCTACCAGTGGAATCTGGGACGCAACTGGCCAGCGTCCTCTGGCGTCGTTCCCGGCAAGCGGGCAACGCCCTTTCTGGTGGTGGCGTATGACTTCGGCATGAAGCGCAACATCCTGCGTTTGCTGGTGGATCAGGGCTGCCGGGTCACCGTGGTGCCGGCCCAGACCACCGCGGAAGACGTGTTGGCCATGGAGCCGGATGGCGTCTTCCTCTCCAACGGCCCAGGCGATCCCGAGCCCTGCAGTTATGCCATCGAAGCCGTCCGCAAGCTGCTGGCAAGCGGCATTCCGGTTTTCGGCATCTGCCTCGGTCACCAGTTCCTGGCACTCGCCAGCGGGGCGAAGACCATGAAGATGAAATTTGGCCACCGCGGTGCCAACCACCCGGTCCTCGACATCGCCACGGCCCGCGTGATGATCACCAGCCAGAACCATGGTTTTGCCGTGGACGAGGCAAGCCTCCCGGCAAACCTGCGGGCCACACATCGCAGCCTGTTTGATAACTCGCTTCAGGGAATCGAGCGAACTGATTGTCCTGCCTTCGGTTTTCAGGGCCATCCTGAGGCAAGCCCCGGGCCACATGACATGGAGCCGCTGTTTGCGCGGTTTGCGGAAGCCATGCGCAGGGGCGTGCAGGCAGCCGCGGGGACCAGCGGACGCCCTGCCGTCTCCCGGAACTGA